One Malania oleifera isolate guangnan ecotype guangnan chromosome 9, ASM2987363v1, whole genome shotgun sequence DNA segment encodes these proteins:
- the LOC131163527 gene encoding putative disease resistance protein RGA3, with product MADALVSAVLGQLVSVMQQEMENEVRLVVGVEEQVQRLTSTLEAIGAVLTDAEKRQVHEEGVRLWLEKLKDVAYDAEDVLDEWRTAILQLQLGEKAETAPNIPRKKICCKIPSPGFCFSRVVLRRDIALKIKDINGRLDAISKGKDRYSFIPKSTRAVAEEPARPRSASFVDVSRIKGRDLDKDVIVGKLLGESSQEDKGLQLISLVGMGGMGKTTLAQLAYNDKAVISHFKKRIWVCVSDPFDEVRIAHAILKALDEESDLKVGYASSLDWEGLPQRIHKSIMGKRFLLVLDDVWTEDYRKWEPLEHSLSNGGRGSRILVTTRSERVAKMMGSSCVHSLKALSDEECWLVFSQIVFFGRSKKDSEKLEKIGREIANKCKGLPLAAKTLGSLMRLKDNREDWQHVLGSKIWQLEVVEKHLSPALLLSYDDLSPAMKRCFSYCAIFLKDCEIERDNLIQLWMAQGFLGTEGSLEMERTGKDYFQNLAMRSFFQDFKKDSSGRIISCKMHDIVHDFARFLTKNECVLVDANSKEQLKMDLSCGKARHLTVECEAMAPFRSTIYNTKNLRTLLLTFSRMFIAPCDPFDHMAFVRALDLSGNAIEVPLEVGRLIHLRYLNLSNNSFEDLPETLCNLCNLQTLNLNWCPDLKKLPQGIGKLINLRHLLILKTESLRVLPKGIGGLISLRTLEGFCVGSGDDSEACKIGYLRNLNNLRGSLKISGLKNVVKAWEAEKAEMKKKNGLHYLKLKFSGEGEDEIKDYEVLKALQPPPDLECLVISFYGGTRIPNWITSLTNLRGLNIKGCKNCACLPPLGILPSLELLIIQGMAILKKVGLEFLGIQIDDDDRQEKGADSTIVFPKLKELVFSGMDEWEEWDVGTRLGKGIDMKVMPCLTSLGIEDCPKLKALPQYLQMTTLKELEIRRCPILEKHNLEEPSSEL from the coding sequence ATGGCTGATGCTCTTGTTTCTGCAGTGCTGGGGCAGTTGGTTTCAGTCATGCAGCAGGAGATGGAAAATGAAGTGAGGCTGGTTGTGGGCGTCGAAGAGCAGGTCCAAAGGCTCACCTCCACTCTCGAGGCCATCGGAGCCGTTCTCACAGATGCCGAGAAGAGACAAGTCCATGAAGAAGGGGTGAGACTCTGGCTAGAGAAGCTCAAGGACGTAGCCTACGATGCGGAGGACGTGTTGGATGAGTGGAGGACTGCGATTCTCCAATTACAACTTGGTGAAAAAGCTGAAACTGCTCCAAATATTCCCAGGAAGAAGATATGCTGCAAAATTCCTTCCCCTGGTTTTTGTTTCAGTCGGGTTGTTCTGCGTCGTGACATAGCCCTCAAGATCAAAGACATAAATGGTAGGCTGGATGCCATTTCTAAAGGGAAAGATAGGTACAGTTTCATCCCTAAATCCACAAGGGCTGTCGCTGAAGAACCCGCGCGACCGAGATCTGCATCTTTTGTCGATGTATCGAGAATAAAAGGTCGAGATCTAGACAAGGACGTTATAGTGGGGAAGTTGTTGGGTGAGAGCAGTCAGGAAGATAAGGGTCTCCAACTCATTTCCTTGGTGGGCATGGGAGGGATGGGGAAGACGACTCTTGCTCAATTAGCCTACAATGATAAGGCAGTGATAAGTCATTTTAAGAAGAGGATTTGGGTGTGCGTGTCAGATCCCTTTGATGAGGTAAGGATTGCTCATGCAATTCTTAAGGCTCTGGACGAAGAGAGTGACTTGAAAGTGGGTTATGCTAGTTCTCTTGACTGGGAAGGTTTGCCACAGCGCATTCACAAATCTATCATGGGAAAGAGGTTTCTTCTTGTGCTAGATGATGTGTGGACTGAGGACTACAGGAAGTGGGAACCACTGGAACACTCTCTCAGCAATGGCGGCCGGGGTAGTAGAATCTTGGTGACTACACGCAGCGAGAGGGTTGCGAAGATGATGGGAAGCTCCTGTGTGCATTCCTTGAAGGCATTGTCGGACGAGGAGTGTTGGTTGGTGTTTAGTCAGATAGTATTCTTCGGGAGGAGTAAGAAGGATTCTGAGAAACTAGAAAAAATTGGGAGGGAAATAGCAAACAAGTGCAAGGGCTTGCCACTTGCTGCAAAGACTTTGGGAAGTCTCATGCGCTTGAAAGACAATAGAGAAGATTGGCAGCATGTTTTGGGCAGTAAAATAtggcagctggaagttgttgaaAAACATCTTTCCCCTGCTTTGCTGTTGAGTTATGATGATTTGTCTCCTGCAATGAAACGTTGCTTCTCATATTGTGCCATCTTTCTGAAAGATTGCGAGATTGAGAGGGACAATTTGATTCAACTGTGGATGGCACAAGGTTTTCTTGGCACGGAAGGAAGTTTGGAGATGGAGAGAACTGGCAAAGATTACTTCCAAAACTTGGCAATGCGCTCTTTCTTCCAGGATTTTAAAAAAGATTCGTCTGGCAGAATAATCTCATGCAAGATGCACGATATAGTGCATGACTTCGCTCGGTTCCTTACGAAGAatgaatgtgttcttgtggatgcCAACAGCAAAGAACAGCTCAAGATGGACTTGTCTTGTGGAAAAGCCCGTCATTTAACGGTAGAATGTGAAGCAATGGCCCCATTTCGTTCCACCATTTACAACACCAAAAATCTACGCACCCTCTTGCTAACCTTCTCAAGAATGTTCATAGCCCCATGTGATCCGTTTGATCATATGGCATTTGTTCGGGCATTAGATTTGAGTGGTAATGCAATTGAAGTTCCACTCGAAGTAGGGAGATTGATACATTTGAGGTACCTTAACTTATCCAATAATTCGTTTGAAGATTTGCCAGAAACATTATGCAACTTGTGTAATTTGCAAACCTTGAACCTCAATTGGTGTCCCGATCTGAAAAAGCTACCTCAAGGAATTGGGAAACTAATTAATTTGAGACATCTTCTGATTTTGAAAACTGAAAGTCTAAGAGTGTTGCCGAAAGGCATCGGTGGGTTAATCTCCCTTCGGACATTAGAAGGTTTCTGTGTCGGTTCTGGTGATGATAGTGAAGCATGTAAGATTGGATATCTGAGAAATCTGAACAACCTTCGAGGGAGCCTTAAAATAAGTGGGTTGAAAAATGTGGTAAAAGCATGGGAAGCTGAGAAAGCAGAAATGAAAAAGAAGAATGGCCTCCACTATTTGAAATTGAAATTCTCTGGAGAGGGTGAGGATGAAATTAAGGATTATGAGGTACTTAAAGCCTTACAGCCACCCCCAGACTTGGAATGTTTAGTGATATCTTTTTATGGAGGCACCCGGATACCCAACTGGATTACCTCATTGACTAACCTGCGAGGACTTAACATCAAAGGCTGTAAGAACTGTGCGTGTTTGCCTCCTCTCGGGATATTGCCATCACTTGAATTACTTATTATACAGGGCATGGCTATTTTGAAGAAGGTGGGTCTTGAGTTTTTAGGAATACAGATTGATGATGATGACAGACAAGAGAAAGGTGCTGACAGCACAATTGTGTTTCCGAAGTTGAAGGAACTCGTCTTTAGTGGCATGGACGAATGGGAAGAGTGGGATGTGGGAACAAGATTGGGCAAAGGAATAGATATGAAGGTAATGCCATGTCTTACGTCACTAGGAATTGAAGACTGTCCCAAGCTAAAGGCGCTGCCGCAGTACCTTCAGATGACCACACTAAAGGAATTGGAGATTAGGCGGTGCCCTATTTTGGAAAAACACAACCTCGAAGAGCCAAGTTCTGAACTATAA